In Falco cherrug isolate bFalChe1 chromosome 5, bFalChe1.pri, whole genome shotgun sequence, one DNA window encodes the following:
- the CREBL2 gene encoding cAMP-responsive element-binding protein-like 2 isoform X2, translated as MDDSKVVGGKVKKPGKRGRKPAKIDLKAKLERSRQSARECRARKKLRYQYLEELVSSRERAICALREELEMYKQWCMAMDQGKIPSEIKALLTGEEQGKAQQNATKLAKAGKTEANSSNPLSVCSWFFLSNIEERKKAWKCFIFPLAMEI; from the exons ATGGATGACAGCAAG GTGGTTGGAGGCAAGGTAAAGAAACCAGGCAAGCGAGGTCGTAAACCAGCCAAAATAGACTTGAAGGCAAAACTTGAAAGAAGTCGTCAGAGTGCCAGAGAGTGCAGAGCCAGGAAGAAGCTGAGGTACCAGTACCTGGAAGAGCTGGTTTCAAGCAGAGAGCGAGCCATCTGTGCTCTCAGAGAAGAGCTTGAAATG TACAAGCAGTGGTGCATGGCGATGGACCAAGGGAAAATCCCCTCTGAAATAAAAGCCCTGCTAACTGGAGAGGAGCAaggcaaagcacagcagaacGCGACCAAACTTGCCAAGGCTGGGAAGacagaagcaaacagcagcaatcCCT TGAGTGTGTGCAGCTGGTTCTTTCTCTCAAACATcgaagaaaggaaaaaagcctggaaaTGCTTCATTTTCCCACTTGCCATGGAAATCTAA
- the CREBL2 gene encoding cAMP-responsive element-binding protein-like 2 isoform X1 yields MTSVVTEVVGGKVKKPGKRGRKPAKIDLKAKLERSRQSARECRARKKLRYQYLEELVSSRERAICALREELEMYKQWCMAMDQGKIPSEIKALLTGEEQGKAQQNATKLAKAGKTEANSSNPLSVCSWFFLSNIEERKKAWKCFIFPLAMEI; encoded by the exons ATGACCTCAGTTGTTACGGAG GTGGTTGGAGGCAAGGTAAAGAAACCAGGCAAGCGAGGTCGTAAACCAGCCAAAATAGACTTGAAGGCAAAACTTGAAAGAAGTCGTCAGAGTGCCAGAGAGTGCAGAGCCAGGAAGAAGCTGAGGTACCAGTACCTGGAAGAGCTGGTTTCAAGCAGAGAGCGAGCCATCTGTGCTCTCAGAGAAGAGCTTGAAATG TACAAGCAGTGGTGCATGGCGATGGACCAAGGGAAAATCCCCTCTGAAATAAAAGCCCTGCTAACTGGAGAGGAGCAaggcaaagcacagcagaacGCGACCAAACTTGCCAAGGCTGGGAAGacagaagcaaacagcagcaatcCCT TGAGTGTGTGCAGCTGGTTCTTTCTCTCAAACATcgaagaaaggaaaaaagcctggaaaTGCTTCATTTTCCCACTTGCCATGGAAATCTAA
- the CREBL2 gene encoding cAMP-responsive element-binding protein-like 2 isoform X6: protein MTSVVTEVVGGKVKKPGKRGRKPAKIDLKAKLERSRQSARECRARKKLRYQYLEELVSSRERAICALREELEMYKQWCMAMDQGKIPSEIKALLTGEEQGKAQQNATKLAKAGKTEANSSNP, encoded by the exons ATGACCTCAGTTGTTACGGAG GTGGTTGGAGGCAAGGTAAAGAAACCAGGCAAGCGAGGTCGTAAACCAGCCAAAATAGACTTGAAGGCAAAACTTGAAAGAAGTCGTCAGAGTGCCAGAGAGTGCAGAGCCAGGAAGAAGCTGAGGTACCAGTACCTGGAAGAGCTGGTTTCAAGCAGAGAGCGAGCCATCTGTGCTCTCAGAGAAGAGCTTGAAATG TACAAGCAGTGGTGCATGGCGATGGACCAAGGGAAAATCCCCTCTGAAATAAAAGCCCTGCTAACTGGAGAGGAGCAaggcaaagcacagcagaacGCGACCAAACTTGCCAAGGCTGGGAAGacagaagcaaacagcagcaatcCCT AA
- the CREBL2 gene encoding cAMP-responsive element-binding protein-like 2 isoform X8: MDDSKVVGGKVKKPGKRGRKPAKIDLKAKLERSRQSARECRARKKLRYQYLEELVSSRERAICALREELEMYKQWCMAMDQGKIPSEIKALLTGEEQGKAQQNATKLAKAGKTEANSSNP, encoded by the exons ATGGATGACAGCAAG GTGGTTGGAGGCAAGGTAAAGAAACCAGGCAAGCGAGGTCGTAAACCAGCCAAAATAGACTTGAAGGCAAAACTTGAAAGAAGTCGTCAGAGTGCCAGAGAGTGCAGAGCCAGGAAGAAGCTGAGGTACCAGTACCTGGAAGAGCTGGTTTCAAGCAGAGAGCGAGCCATCTGTGCTCTCAGAGAAGAGCTTGAAATG TACAAGCAGTGGTGCATGGCGATGGACCAAGGGAAAATCCCCTCTGAAATAAAAGCCCTGCTAACTGGAGAGGAGCAaggcaaagcacagcagaacGCGACCAAACTTGCCAAGGCTGGGAAGacagaagcaaacagcagcaatcCCT GA
- the CREBL2 gene encoding cAMP-responsive element-binding protein-like 2 isoform X5, which translates to MTSVVTEVVGGKVKKPGKRGRKPAKIDLKAKLERSRQSARECRARKKLRYQYLEELVSSRERAICALREELEMYKQWCMAMDQGKIPSEIKALLTGEEQGKAQQNATKLAKAGKTEANSSNP; encoded by the exons ATGACCTCAGTTGTTACGGAG GTGGTTGGAGGCAAGGTAAAGAAACCAGGCAAGCGAGGTCGTAAACCAGCCAAAATAGACTTGAAGGCAAAACTTGAAAGAAGTCGTCAGAGTGCCAGAGAGTGCAGAGCCAGGAAGAAGCTGAGGTACCAGTACCTGGAAGAGCTGGTTTCAAGCAGAGAGCGAGCCATCTGTGCTCTCAGAGAAGAGCTTGAAATG TACAAGCAGTGGTGCATGGCGATGGACCAAGGGAAAATCCCCTCTGAAATAAAAGCCCTGCTAACTGGAGAGGAGCAaggcaaagcacagcagaacGCGACCAAACTTGCCAAGGCTGGGAAGacagaagcaaacagcagcaatcCCT GA
- the CREBL2 gene encoding cAMP-responsive element-binding protein-like 2 isoform X7 has protein sequence MTSVVTEVVGGKVKKPGKRGRKPAKIDLKAKLERSRQSARECRARKKLRYQYLEELVSSRERAICALREELEMYKQWCMAMDQGKIPSEIKALLTGEEQGKAQQNATKLAKAGKTEANSSNP, from the exons ATGACCTCAGTTGTTACGGAG GTGGTTGGAGGCAAGGTAAAGAAACCAGGCAAGCGAGGTCGTAAACCAGCCAAAATAGACTTGAAGGCAAAACTTGAAAGAAGTCGTCAGAGTGCCAGAGAGTGCAGAGCCAGGAAGAAGCTGAGGTACCAGTACCTGGAAGAGCTGGTTTCAAGCAGAGAGCGAGCCATCTGTGCTCTCAGAGAAGAGCTTGAAATG TACAAGCAGTGGTGCATGGCGATGGACCAAGGGAAAATCCCCTCTGAAATAAAAGCCCTGCTAACTGGAGAGGAGCAaggcaaagcacagcagaacGCGACCAAACTTGCCAAGGCTGGGAAGacagaagcaaacagcagcaatcCCT